One genomic region from Arthrobacter sp. FB24 encodes:
- a CDS encoding enoyl-CoA hydratase/isomerase family protein, with amino-acid sequence MSTETTPVTTEATGQVTVGYSADGHTATILVDRSSKLNALTLGVLEDLAGAAREVAASSARLVIVRTGGEKVFCVGADINHFADLSAAGMWRDWIATGHGALDALAGLRQPSIAVVDGLAFGGGLELALACDFRVIAAEAKVALPETGLGTVPGWGGTERATELVGRARAKELVLTRRQLSGEEALAWGLATAVAPKDELEGAVARLSADLLAGAPLAVQLGKQLIDAAADGAPSRVLEALAGGLAAATDDLAEGVAAFREKRPALFTDN; translated from the coding sequence GTGAGCACCGAAACGACACCCGTCACCACGGAAGCCACGGGACAGGTCACTGTCGGCTACTCCGCCGACGGCCACACTGCGACCATCCTGGTCGACAGGTCGTCGAAGCTGAACGCCCTGACCCTTGGAGTCCTCGAGGACCTTGCAGGTGCCGCCCGGGAAGTTGCCGCCTCATCGGCCAGGCTGGTAATCGTCCGAACCGGCGGTGAGAAGGTCTTCTGCGTCGGAGCCGACATCAACCATTTCGCAGACCTGTCCGCTGCCGGGATGTGGCGGGACTGGATCGCCACGGGCCACGGTGCGTTGGATGCCCTCGCCGGACTGCGACAGCCCAGCATCGCCGTCGTCGACGGACTTGCGTTCGGTGGCGGGCTGGAACTCGCCCTCGCTTGCGACTTCCGTGTCATCGCCGCCGAGGCGAAGGTGGCCCTGCCCGAAACTGGCCTCGGGACCGTCCCCGGATGGGGCGGTACCGAACGGGCGACCGAACTCGTCGGCAGGGCGCGGGCAAAGGAACTCGTCCTGACCCGCCGGCAGCTTTCGGGCGAGGAAGCCCTTGCCTGGGGACTGGCCACCGCCGTCGCCCCCAAAGACGAACTGGAGGGCGCGGTGGCCAGGCTTAGCGCCGACCTGCTCGCCGGAGCACCACTGGCGGTACAGCTGGGCAAGCAACTCATCGACGCAGCCGCCGATGGAGCCCCGTCCCGCGTATTGGAAGCCCTGGCAGGCGGCCTCGCCGCCGCCACCGACGACCTCGCCGAGGGCGTCGCAGCATTCCGGGAAAAGCGCCCGGCGCTCTTCACGGACAACTGA